A genome region from Streptomyces xanthophaeus includes the following:
- a CDS encoding TIGR03086 family metal-binding protein yields MTDTLLERHAEALRLFGERVRDVRGSQWGEPTPCTEWNVRELVNHVTAEQLWIPPLVAEGRTVEELAGRFSGDVLGDDPVAAWDRASAAAHAAFAASGAMDRTVRLSYGPALGSAYCSELTADCVVHTWDLARGIGAQDRLPDSLVEFSIKEIMPYADGLAASGAYAEPVEVPSGADAQTRLLAMVGRKG; encoded by the coding sequence ATGACGGACACGCTGCTCGAACGGCATGCCGAGGCGCTGAGGCTCTTCGGCGAGCGGGTGCGTGACGTCCGCGGCTCCCAGTGGGGGGAGCCGACCCCGTGCACGGAATGGAACGTGCGGGAGCTGGTCAACCACGTCACCGCGGAGCAGCTCTGGATCCCGCCGCTGGTCGCCGAGGGCCGGACGGTCGAGGAGCTGGCGGGCAGGTTCTCCGGCGACGTGCTGGGTGACGACCCGGTCGCCGCCTGGGACCGGGCCTCGGCCGCCGCACACGCCGCCTTCGCCGCGTCCGGCGCGATGGACCGGACCGTGCGCCTGTCGTACGGGCCCGCGCTCGGATCGGCGTACTGCTCGGAGCTGACCGCCGACTGTGTCGTGCACACCTGGGATCTCGCCCGGGGTATCGGCGCGCAGGACCGGCTGCCCGACAGCCTCGTCGAGTTCTCGATCAAGGAGATCATGCCGTACGCCGACGGGCTCGCGGCCAGTGGCGCGTACGCCGAGCCGGTGGAGGTCCCCTCGGGCGCGGATGCGCAGACCAGGCTCCTGGCGATGGTGGGGCGCAAGGGCTGA
- a CDS encoding methyltransferase domain-containing protein gives MTAAREATTGQAAAEETAVYTHGHHESVLRSHRWRTAENSAAYLIGELRPGMRVLDVGCGPGTITADLAELVAPGGHVTAVDAAEDVLEQARACAEERGLGDAVSFATADVHALDFPDDSFDVVHAHQVLQHVGDPVQALREMRRVCRPGGIVAARDADYAAMTWYPAVPGLDDWLGLYRRVARANGGEPDAGRHLRAWARQAGFTDVTSSATAWCFATPEETAWWSALWADRTQASAYASVATRGGHTTAADLAAVAEAWHAWGADPDAWFSVLNAEILCRA, from the coding sequence ATGACCGCCGCCAGGGAAGCCACCACCGGGCAAGCCGCCGCCGAGGAGACCGCCGTCTACACGCACGGCCACCACGAGTCGGTGCTGCGCTCGCACCGCTGGCGCACCGCCGAGAACTCCGCCGCGTACCTGATCGGCGAGCTGCGCCCCGGCATGCGGGTGCTGGACGTCGGCTGCGGCCCGGGCACGATCACCGCGGACCTCGCGGAGCTGGTCGCGCCGGGCGGCCACGTCACCGCCGTCGACGCCGCCGAGGACGTCCTGGAGCAGGCCCGTGCGTGCGCCGAGGAGCGCGGCCTCGGCGACGCCGTGTCCTTCGCCACCGCGGACGTCCACGCGCTGGACTTCCCGGACGACTCCTTCGACGTGGTCCACGCCCACCAGGTGCTGCAGCACGTGGGCGATCCGGTCCAGGCTCTGCGCGAGATGCGGCGGGTGTGCCGGCCGGGCGGGATCGTGGCCGCGCGCGACGCCGACTACGCGGCGATGACCTGGTACCCGGCCGTGCCGGGCCTGGACGACTGGCTGGGCCTGTACCGGCGGGTGGCCCGCGCCAACGGCGGCGAACCGGACGCCGGACGCCACCTGCGGGCCTGGGCCCGGCAGGCCGGTTTCACGGACGTGACCTCCTCGGCGACGGCCTGGTGCTTCGCCACCCCGGAGGAGACGGCCTGGTGGTCGGCCCTGTGGGCGGACCGCACGCAGGCCTCCGCGTACGCCTCCGTCGCCACCCGCGGCGGCCACACGACGGCCGCGGACCTGGCGGCCGTCGCCGAAGCCTGGCACGCCTGGGGCGCGGACCCGGACGCGTGGTTCTCGGTCCTGAACGCCGAGATCCTGTGCCGGGCCTGA
- a CDS encoding LppU/SCO3897 family protein encodes MTQPPQGASPQQSPAPPPPAAPSRGGGIGGRKALGIIGAVAVAVGVGVGYSFLSEDGADRAVAGDCLRNDGDPVFPDLRVVDCGDTDAEYKVVQVLHDTVDTARCLGVSDVGYEEQADRARHKTGKRYVLCFDGIKKK; translated from the coding sequence ATGACCCAACCGCCTCAGGGAGCCTCACCCCAGCAGTCGCCGGCCCCGCCACCGCCCGCGGCGCCGTCCCGGGGCGGGGGCATCGGCGGCCGGAAGGCCCTGGGGATCATCGGGGCCGTGGCCGTCGCCGTCGGGGTCGGCGTAGGCTACTCCTTCCTGAGCGAGGACGGCGCGGACCGTGCCGTGGCCGGCGACTGCCTCAGGAACGACGGGGACCCGGTCTTCCCCGACCTGCGCGTGGTCGACTGCGGCGACACCGACGCCGAATACAAGGTGGTCCAGGTGCTCCACGACACGGTCGACACCGCCAGGTGCCTGGGGGTGTCGGACGTCGGCTACGAGGAGCAGGCCGACAGGGCCCGGCACAAGACCGGCAAGCGGTACGTGCTCTGCTTCGACGGGATCAAGAAGAAGTAG
- a CDS encoding DUF5107 domain-containing protein, whose amino-acid sequence MATTVRRAVLTLPAAPLGSDNPLPALRAPDEAHVLDELPQLPLGGAPGRQGMPRDMARQIGYEPLRSLLPVRIRDGYGRERAEREFESIVIENDHLRVTVLPGLGGRVHSLVHLPTGRELLYRNPVFQPANFALNGAWFSGGIEWNTGATGHTTLSCAPVHAALVPAPDGGVMVRLWEWERLRDLPFQVDLWLPEDSEFLYVGVRVRNPHERPAPVYWWSNTAVPEDSGTRVLAPADEAWHFGYERALRRIPVPEWEGADRTYPLRGEYPADFFYEVQGGARPWIAALDAAGHGLVQTSTARLSGRKLFVWGAGGGGRRWQEWLTEPGTGGYAEIQAGLARTQLEHVRLEGGAEFSWLEAYGPLAADPAQVHGADWASARGAAEGALDAVLPRERVDAAYEAWRGRADAEPGERLAQGSGWGALELLCGGFELPGTPFAQDTLGEEQEPWLQLWRTGVLPAPRRVVPPGPSLVAAHWRDMLETAPADPLTEYHLGVAQWHAGDVAQAVRSWERGLALAPSRWPLLRNLAVADALAGDAERAADGFAAAFEDLAVESRGSEPWTAAESALGQEAMTALLAAGRLPQARAVWDRLRPALREQGRFRLLAARLLAAEGHVRAARRVFEDGFELPDLREGEETLAEVWSTLTDCPLPARYDFRMRPPTSS is encoded by the coding sequence ATGGCCACCACCGTCCGACGTGCCGTACTGACCCTCCCCGCAGCCCCGTTGGGCTCGGACAACCCGCTGCCCGCCCTGCGCGCGCCCGACGAGGCGCACGTACTGGACGAGCTCCCCCAGCTACCGCTGGGAGGTGCCCCCGGGCGCCAGGGGATGCCGCGCGACATGGCACGGCAGATCGGCTACGAGCCCCTGCGCTCGCTCCTGCCCGTACGGATCCGCGACGGGTACGGACGGGAGCGCGCGGAGCGGGAGTTCGAGTCGATCGTCATCGAGAACGACCACCTGCGGGTCACCGTGCTCCCGGGGCTGGGCGGGCGCGTCCACTCGCTCGTGCACCTGCCGACCGGCCGTGAACTCCTCTACCGCAACCCGGTGTTCCAGCCCGCCAACTTCGCCCTCAACGGGGCCTGGTTCTCCGGCGGCATCGAGTGGAACACCGGTGCGACCGGGCACACCACCCTGTCCTGCGCCCCGGTGCACGCCGCGCTCGTCCCGGCCCCCGACGGGGGCGTGATGGTCCGGCTGTGGGAGTGGGAGCGGCTGCGCGACCTGCCCTTCCAGGTGGACCTGTGGCTGCCGGAGGACTCGGAGTTCCTCTACGTCGGCGTCCGCGTGCGCAACCCGCACGAGCGGCCCGCCCCCGTGTATTGGTGGTCCAACACCGCCGTCCCGGAGGACTCCGGCACCCGGGTGCTCGCCCCCGCCGACGAGGCCTGGCACTTCGGCTACGAGCGCGCGCTGCGCCGCATCCCCGTACCGGAGTGGGAGGGCGCGGACCGCACGTACCCGCTGCGCGGCGAGTATCCGGCCGACTTCTTCTACGAGGTCCAGGGCGGGGCCCGCCCTTGGATCGCCGCCCTGGACGCCGCCGGGCACGGGCTCGTGCAGACCTCCACCGCGCGGCTGAGCGGGCGCAAGCTGTTCGTGTGGGGCGCGGGCGGCGGTGGCCGGCGCTGGCAGGAGTGGCTGACCGAGCCGGGCACCGGCGGCTACGCGGAGATCCAGGCCGGTCTGGCCCGGACGCAGCTGGAGCACGTACGGCTGGAGGGCGGGGCGGAGTTCAGCTGGCTGGAGGCGTACGGGCCGCTGGCTGCGGATCCGGCGCAGGTGCACGGCGCGGACTGGGCTTCGGCCCGCGGCGCGGCCGAGGGCGCGCTGGACGCCGTACTGCCGAGGGAGCGGGTGGACGCGGCGTACGAGGCGTGGCGCGGCCGTGCCGACGCAGAGCCGGGGGAGCGGCTGGCACAGGGCTCCGGCTGGGGCGCGCTGGAGCTGCTGTGCGGGGGCTTCGAGCTGCCCGGCACCCCCTTCGCCCAGGACACGCTCGGGGAGGAGCAGGAGCCGTGGCTCCAGCTCTGGCGCACGGGCGTCCTGCCGGCTCCGCGCCGGGTGGTTCCGCCGGGGCCGAGCCTGGTTGCCGCGCACTGGCGGGACATGCTGGAGACGGCCCCGGCGGATCCGCTGACGGAGTACCACCTGGGTGTGGCCCAGTGGCATGCCGGGGACGTGGCCCAGGCGGTGCGCAGCTGGGAGCGCGGGCTGGCGCTGGCCCCCTCGCGGTGGCCGCTGCTGCGGAACCTGGCGGTGGCGGACGCCCTGGCGGGCGATGCGGAGAGGGCGGCCGACGGATTCGCGGCGGCCTTCGAGGACCTGGCCGTGGAGAGCCGCGGCAGCGAACCGTGGACGGCCGCCGAGTCGGCGCTCGGCCAGGAGGCGATGACCGCCCTCCTCGCGGCGGGCCGGCTGCCGCAGGCACGAGCCGTCTGGGACCGGCTGCGGCCCGCCCTGCGCGAACAGGGCCGTTTCCGGCTCCTCGCGGCCCGGCTCCTCGCGGCGGAGGGGCATGTGCGGGCGGCCCGCCGGGTCTTCGAGGACGGCTTCGAACTCCCGGACCTGCGGGAGGGCGAGGAGACCCTCGCCGAGGTCTGGTCCACCCTCACCGACTGCCCGCTGCCGGCGCGCTACGACTTCCGGATGCGGCCGCCTACTTCTTCTTGA
- a CDS encoding arginase family protein gives MRTLVLLDAPSNLGLRPPAPGAVPGVYKLAGALREQGLLARLGAIEGGVVVPPRYDRGDWREGDGVFHAEALAAYTVTLADRIERHLRAGEFPVVLGGDCSIQLGAALAMRRLGRYGLAAIDGSADFRHPGNEAVNGPVGAAGGEELALSTGRGQADLADLEGRGPYLRDEDVRLFGLRDGDPDLAELHAAGISVATVGEIRRRGAGPVARAALDGLHPPETAGFWVHLDADVLDPAVMPAVDSPDPGGLLPDELAELLAVLVGSPRCAGLNVTIYDPDLDPDGRAGALLADLVAGVFA, from the coding sequence ATGCGAACCCTCGTGCTCCTCGACGCCCCCTCCAACCTCGGGCTGCGCCCGCCCGCGCCCGGCGCCGTGCCGGGCGTCTACAAGCTCGCCGGGGCCCTGCGCGAGCAAGGCCTGTTGGCCCGGCTCGGTGCCATCGAGGGCGGGGTGGTGGTGCCGCCCCGCTACGACCGGGGCGACTGGCGCGAGGGCGACGGCGTCTTCCACGCCGAGGCCCTCGCCGCCTACACCGTCACCCTCGCCGACCGCATCGAACGGCACCTGCGGGCGGGGGAGTTCCCCGTCGTGCTCGGCGGAGACTGCTCCATCCAGCTCGGCGCGGCCCTCGCCATGCGCCGCCTGGGACGCTACGGCCTGGCCGCCATCGACGGCTCCGCCGACTTCCGCCACCCCGGCAACGAGGCCGTGAACGGACCCGTCGGCGCCGCCGGCGGCGAGGAGCTCGCCCTGTCGACCGGCCGCGGCCAGGCGGACCTCGCCGATCTGGAAGGGCGCGGCCCCTACCTGCGCGACGAGGACGTACGGCTTTTCGGCCTGCGCGACGGCGACCCGGACCTCGCCGAGCTGCACGCGGCCGGGATCTCCGTCGCCACCGTCGGGGAGATCCGCCGGCGCGGCGCGGGACCGGTGGCCCGGGCCGCCCTGGACGGGCTGCACCCGCCGGAGACCGCCGGGTTCTGGGTGCACCTGGACGCCGACGTGCTGGACCCCGCCGTCATGCCGGCCGTGGACAGCCCCGACCCCGGGGGCCTGCTCCCCGACGAACTCGCCGAACTGCTCGCCGTCCTCGTGGGCTCGCCGCGCTGTGCCGGGCTCAACGTCACGATCTACGACCCGGACCTGGATCCGGACGGACGTGCGGGCGCCCTCCTCGCCGACCTGGTCGCGGGCGTCTTTGCGTAA
- a CDS encoding Imm50 family immunity protein, whose amino-acid sequence MITWPELQALYGASPVPDLDTCHFFHIHIDERGTSVTFGFETQQLPPYPEPEWSRKAYNTLRFWIEFTGVTELRVAGLLAEAQRAVRIVQDGSPTSLRVSVESERRSISFAATSARVSHTRVYLQGPL is encoded by the coding sequence ATGATCACCTGGCCGGAACTGCAGGCACTGTACGGCGCGTCGCCCGTACCTGACCTGGACACCTGTCACTTCTTCCATATCCACATCGACGAGCGCGGAACATCGGTCACCTTCGGATTCGAGACCCAGCAGCTACCGCCGTACCCCGAGCCGGAGTGGTCCCGGAAGGCCTACAACACGCTGCGCTTCTGGATCGAGTTCACCGGTGTCACCGAACTGCGAGTGGCAGGTCTTCTCGCAGAGGCGCAACGCGCGGTGCGCATCGTGCAGGACGGCTCGCCGACGAGCCTGAGGGTGTCCGTGGAGAGCGAACGGCGCTCCATCTCCTTCGCCGCGACCTCCGCACGGGTCTCGCACACCAGGGTCTACCTTCAGGGCCCCCTGTAG